From a single Pseudomonas cremoricolorata genomic region:
- the xthA gene encoding exodeoxyribonuclease III — protein MKIVCFNINGLRARPHQLAALIDKHQPDVIGLQETKVSDEQFPLAEVQALGYHVHYHGQKGHYGVALLSRQAPLALHKGFAGDEEDAQRRFIWGTFADANGNPITIMNGYFPQGESRDHPTKFPAKQRFYNDLQALLEGQFSNDQPLILMGDLNISPQDCDIGIGADNAKRWLKTGKCSFLPEEREWMERLKGWGLTDSFRHLHPQVDDRFSWFDYRSRGFEDEPKRGLRIDLIMTSAALVPRIKDAGVDYELRGMEKPSDHAPIWLELG, from the coding sequence ATGAAGATCGTCTGTTTCAACATCAACGGCCTGCGCGCCCGTCCGCACCAGCTGGCGGCGTTGATCGACAAGCACCAGCCCGATGTCATCGGCCTGCAGGAAACCAAGGTCAGCGACGAACAGTTCCCGCTGGCCGAGGTGCAGGCGCTGGGTTATCACGTGCATTACCACGGACAGAAGGGCCACTACGGAGTCGCGCTGCTCTCGCGCCAGGCGCCGCTGGCGCTGCACAAAGGCTTTGCCGGTGACGAAGAAGACGCCCAACGGCGCTTCATCTGGGGCACCTTCGCTGACGCCAACGGCAACCCCATCACCATCATGAACGGCTATTTCCCCCAGGGTGAAAGCCGCGATCACCCCACCAAGTTCCCCGCCAAGCAGCGTTTCTACAACGATTTGCAGGCGCTGCTCGAGGGGCAGTTCAGCAACGACCAGCCGCTGATTCTGATGGGTGACCTGAATATTTCGCCGCAGGACTGCGACATCGGCATCGGCGCCGACAACGCCAAGCGCTGGCTGAAGACCGGCAAGTGCAGCTTCCTGCCAGAAGAACGCGAGTGGATGGAGCGCCTCAAGGGCTGGGGACTGACCGACAGCTTCCGCCACCTGCACCCGCAGGTCGACGATCGCTTCAGCTGGTTCGATTACCGCAGTCGCGGCTTCGAGGATGAGCCCAAGCGTGGGCTGCGCATCGACCTGATCATGACGTCGGCGGCATTGGTGCCGCGGATCAAGGATGCCGGGGTGGACTACGAACTGCGCGGCATGGAAAAGCCTTCCGATCACGCACCGATCTGGCTCGAACTGGGCTGA
- a CDS encoding translocation/assembly module TamB domain-containing protein, whose protein sequence is MGIVGLLVLLLVALAVVLGSQAGSRWALGLVPGLQVDEFQGHLGGQWQASQLRWISGESRVEVQAPQFDWTPGCLLRGALCIRRLQAERIDMAFAPSEPDPNAGPLQLPSLDLPVSIEIEELQVGQLRLDGNELLGDLQLVAHWTPEGLRIDRLEVQREDLHARLQGLVQPNGDWPLELSGSAQLPPVDEQPLALQLQVKGELQKVLTLNATTQGYLDATLTGEVQALAENLPATVRIRSESFKPSQALPDTLRLQQLQLDASGNLLDGFALTGVANLPAEKGPIALALNGRADAKGAQVQALDLTAGDKERVKLQANADWQQGIKADAKLDWLDFPWLRLYPMEQPPQVTLKRFKAQVQYDDGKYRGDFNGDLDGPAGAFNLTSPFEGDLTQVKLPKLALTAGQGKAAGSVGVRFAQTLAWDVDLQLSALDPAYWVAELPGTLAGPLRSTGEMKDERLSLDAKLDLKGRLRGQPALLKVDAQGAGERWTLGALAVQLGANRINGSGSLEQRLAGRIDLDLPRLGQLWPGLQGQVKGQVDVAGTLDAPQGTVKLLGTELAQDDNRIQRLDLNGKLDSAQRALIDLKASAIRVGETALGTLVANGKGDSRQQALTLGLDGPQLKLDLGVDGTLGNGDWRGRLASGRIQAGGQDWRLQAPARLQRLASGQVDFGAHCWRSGQASLCGDDQRLAPEPRIRYHLKQFPLDSLAQWMPKDFAWKGLLSADINLDIPASGPKGTVRVDASGGTLSLRDQDRWIAFPYQALRLDSTLAPRRVDTQLTFQGQGLGSLNLTTRIDPMAADKPLSGDFRLSGLDIGVARPFAPMVERLAGQLNGSGRLSGTLMAPQVNGNLTLSGGEVSGAELPISLQDLSVQAMIAGERVELSGGWRSGAAGRGQIGGNLTWGQALGVDVRLQGQQLPVTVEPYATLEVAPDLNIRLVDDKLAVVGKVQVPKGKITVRELPPSTVKVSDDTVIVGQQTEQGKPPMQIAMDVDVEVGREKLSFSGFGLTANLKGGVHVGDNMDTRGELSLADGRYRAYGQRLTIRRARLLFAGPIDQPFLDIEAIRQVDDVTAGVRLSGNAEQPTTTVFAEPAMSQEQALSYLVLGRPLGTTGEDNNMLAQAALGLGLAGSAGLTGNVANRLGIDDFQLDTEGSGNSTSVVASGNLTEKLSLRYGVGVFEPANTIALRYKLSKMVYLEAASGLASSLDIFYKRDF, encoded by the coding sequence CTGGGGATTGTCGGGTTGCTGGTGTTGCTGCTGGTGGCGCTTGCCGTGGTGCTGGGCAGCCAGGCCGGCAGCCGCTGGGCGCTGGGGCTGGTGCCGGGATTGCAGGTCGATGAGTTCCAAGGTCACTTGGGCGGTCAGTGGCAGGCCAGCCAACTGCGCTGGATCAGCGGCGAAAGCCGGGTAGAGGTGCAGGCGCCGCAGTTCGACTGGACGCCGGGCTGTCTGCTGCGCGGGGCTTTGTGCATTCGTCGCCTGCAAGCCGAACGCATCGACATGGCTTTCGCGCCGAGCGAGCCAGACCCGAATGCCGGGCCGCTGCAACTGCCAAGCCTCGATCTGCCGGTGTCGATCGAGATCGAGGAGCTGCAAGTCGGGCAACTGCGTCTGGACGGCAACGAACTGCTGGGCGATCTGCAACTGGTGGCGCACTGGACCCCCGAGGGCCTGCGCATCGACCGCCTGGAAGTGCAGCGCGAAGACCTCCATGCCCGTCTGCAAGGCCTGGTGCAGCCCAATGGCGACTGGCCGCTGGAATTGAGCGGCAGCGCGCAGTTGCCGCCGGTCGACGAACAGCCGCTGGCACTGCAACTGCAGGTCAAGGGTGAGCTGCAAAAGGTTCTGACCCTCAACGCCACCACCCAGGGCTACCTCGATGCCACCCTCACCGGTGAGGTACAGGCTCTGGCCGAAAACCTGCCGGCGACCGTGCGCATCCGCTCCGAATCGTTCAAGCCAAGCCAGGCGCTGCCTGACACCCTGCGTCTGCAACAACTGCAGCTCGATGCCAGCGGTAACCTGCTCGATGGCTTCGCCTTGACCGGCGTCGCCAATCTGCCGGCCGAAAAAGGCCCGATCGCCCTGGCGCTCAATGGCCGTGCCGATGCCAAGGGCGCGCAGGTGCAGGCCCTGGACCTGACCGCAGGCGACAAAGAGCGGGTCAAGTTGCAGGCCAATGCCGACTGGCAACAGGGCATCAAGGCCGATGCCAAGCTCGACTGGCTGGACTTCCCGTGGTTGCGCCTGTACCCGATGGAGCAGCCGCCGCAAGTCACCCTCAAGCGCTTCAAGGCGCAGGTGCAGTACGACGATGGCAAGTATCGCGGTGATTTCAACGGTGATCTGGACGGCCCGGCAGGTGCCTTCAACCTGACCAGCCCATTCGAAGGTGATCTGACCCAGGTGAAGCTGCCCAAGCTGGCACTGACCGCGGGGCAGGGCAAGGCCGCGGGCAGTGTCGGCGTGCGGTTTGCCCAAACCTTGGCCTGGGACGTCGACCTGCAGCTTTCAGCGCTCGATCCGGCCTATTGGGTAGCCGAACTGCCTGGCACCTTGGCCGGCCCATTGCGCAGCACCGGCGAAATGAAGGACGAACGGCTGAGCCTGGATGCCAAGCTCGACCTCAAGGGCCGCCTGCGTGGCCAGCCGGCGCTGCTCAAGGTCGATGCCCAAGGGGCCGGCGAGCGCTGGACGCTGGGCGCGCTGGCGGTGCAGTTGGGCGCCAACCGCATCAACGGCAGCGGCAGTCTGGAGCAGCGGCTGGCCGGGCGCATCGACCTCGATTTGCCACGCCTTGGCCAGCTGTGGCCGGGCCTGCAAGGCCAGGTCAAAGGCCAGGTGGATGTCGCCGGCACCCTCGACGCGCCCCAGGGGACGGTCAAGTTGCTCGGCACCGAGCTGGCCCAGGACGACAACCGCATCCAGCGCCTGGACCTCAACGGCAAGCTCGACTCCGCGCAGCGTGCCTTGATCGATCTGAAGGCCAGTGCCATTCGCGTCGGCGAAACCGCCTTGGGCACGCTGGTCGCCAACGGCAAGGGCGACAGTCGCCAGCAGGCGCTGACGCTGGGCCTGGATGGCCCGCAGCTCAAGCTCGATCTGGGCGTGGACGGCACCCTGGGCAACGGTGACTGGCGTGGACGCCTGGCCAGTGGCCGCATCCAGGCCGGTGGCCAGGACTGGCGTCTACAGGCGCCGGCACGTCTGCAGCGTCTGGCCAGCGGGCAAGTGGATTTCGGCGCCCACTGCTGGCGCTCTGGCCAGGCCAGCCTGTGTGGTGATGACCAGCGCCTGGCCCCAGAGCCGCGCATTCGCTATCACCTCAAGCAATTCCCGCTCGACAGCCTGGCACAGTGGATGCCCAAGGACTTCGCCTGGAAAGGCCTGCTAAGCGCAGACATCAACCTCGACATCCCGGCCAGCGGCCCGAAAGGCACGGTGCGGGTCGATGCCAGTGGCGGCACCCTGAGCCTGCGCGACCAGGATCGCTGGATTGCCTTCCCGTATCAGGCCCTGCGCCTGGACAGTACGCTGGCGCCACGCCGGGTCGATACTCAATTGACCTTCCAGGGCCAGGGTCTGGGTTCGTTGAACCTCACTACCCGCATCGATCCCATGGCCGCCGACAAACCCTTGTCGGGCGACTTCCGCCTGAGCGGGCTGGACATCGGGGTAGCGCGGCCCTTCGCGCCGATGGTCGAGCGTCTGGCCGGCCAGCTCAACGGCAGCGGACGCTTGTCGGGTACGCTGATGGCCCCGCAGGTCAATGGCAACCTCACCCTCAGTGGGGGTGAAGTCAGCGGCGCCGAGCTGCCGATAAGCCTGCAGGATCTGTCGGTGCAGGCGATGATCGCCGGGGAGCGGGTCGAGCTCAGTGGTGGCTGGCGCAGTGGCGCCGCCGGACGTGGCCAGATCGGTGGCAACCTGACCTGGGGGCAGGCGCTGGGTGTCGATGTCCGTCTGCAAGGCCAGCAGCTACCGGTGACGGTCGAGCCCTATGCAACGCTTGAGGTCGCACCTGACTTGAACATTCGTCTGGTCGACGACAAGCTGGCCGTGGTCGGCAAGGTGCAGGTGCCCAAGGGCAAGATCACTGTGCGCGAGCTGCCGCCCTCGACGGTGAAGGTCTCCGACGATACCGTGATCGTTGGCCAGCAGACCGAACAGGGTAAGCCGCCGATGCAGATCGCGATGGACGTCGACGTCGAGGTCGGTCGAGAAAAGCTCTCGTTCAGCGGCTTCGGCCTGACCGCCAACCTCAAGGGCGGCGTCCATGTGGGTGACAACATGGACACCCGCGGCGAACTGAGCCTGGCCGACGGACGTTACCGCGCCTATGGCCAGCGCCTGACCATCCGCCGCGCACGGTTGTTGTTCGCCGGGCCCATCGACCAGCCGTTTCTGGACATCGAAGCGATCCGTCAGGTCGATGACGTGACGGCTGGTGTTCGCCTCAGTGGCAACGCCGAGCAACCCACCACCACGGTGTTCGCCGAGCCGGCCATGAGCCAGGAGCAGGCATTGTCGTACTTGGTCCTGGGTCGTCCGCTGGGCACCACGGGTGAAGACAACAACATGCTTGCGCAGGCTGCGCTGGGACTGGGATTGGCAGGCAGTGCTGGTCTGACTGGGAACGTCGCCAATCGACTGGGTATCGATGACTTCCAGCTCGATACCGAAGGCAGCGGCAACAGCACCAGTGTGGTGGCCAGCGGCAACCTCACCGAGAAGCTGAGCTTGCGCTATGGGGTAGGGGTTTTCGAGCCAGCCAATACCATCGCCTTGCGCTACAAGCTGAGCAAGATGGTGTATCTGGAGGCGGCCAGCGGTCTGGCCAGTTCGTTGGATATCTTCTACAAGCGAGACTTCTGA
- a CDS encoding acylase, translating into MTTSSRHVACLGLTAIFVASCAAQAAQSSGQASAEIRRTTFGVPHIRAVDSRGLGYGVGYAYGQDNLCLLADEVLTVNGERSRHYGAEATTLEQRTNLDSDLFFTWLNTPQAVDAFLQAQPAQVRALLEGYASGFNRILAERRSAGLPAECGAGEGLRPITSRDLVKLTRRMLAEGGAGQFAEALVAATPPGLAARADELRFASALARQQRFASERGSNAIAVGSQRSANGRGLLLANPHFPWLGGLRFYQMHLTIPGQLDVMGAALPGLPMINIGFNAHLAWTHTVDTSRHFTLYRLQLDPKDSTRYLLDGVSRPLQTQRLSVTVRQADGSLEQVERQFYTSSFGPLLQWPGKLDWDHRHAYALRDANLDNTRVLQQWDQINRAGSLAALQRSVSQTQGIPWVNTLAVDEGGQALYLNQSVVPYVDDALLARCSDPAADSPLVVLDGSRSACAWKVDAQAAQPGIFPANQLPSLMRRDFVQNSNDSAWMVNPAHPLTGFSPLVSRADQPLGLRSRFALNRLHGAARLDAEALRDLVLNDDVYLAELVLPELRQWCEGVQQDLAELCNSLRAWNGKADAESGIGFVHFQNIFQALADHPEVWRVGFDPADPQHTPRGLAVEQAAVRTLLREAALASLEHVKAQGVPNDATWGQIQQAASGTPVAGGPQALGVYNAMVSVPSAPGKRLVVGGTSYLQVVSFTDQGPQAQGLLAFSLSSEAASAHFADQTRAFAARQLAPLPFTEAQIKADPHYRSDVINENDQPKVTGSE; encoded by the coding sequence GTGACCACATCTTCACGCCACGTGGCGTGCCTCGGCCTGACGGCCATCTTCGTCGCCTCTTGCGCTGCGCAGGCAGCCCAGTCTTCAGGACAGGCCAGCGCCGAGATTCGCCGCACCACTTTTGGCGTGCCGCATATCCGGGCCGTTGACTCCCGCGGTCTGGGCTATGGCGTAGGGTATGCCTATGGTCAGGACAACCTGTGCCTGCTCGCCGATGAAGTGCTGACTGTCAACGGTGAGCGTTCGCGGCATTACGGCGCCGAGGCCACTACCCTCGAGCAGCGCACTAACCTGGACAGCGACCTGTTCTTCACCTGGCTCAATACGCCCCAAGCGGTGGACGCGTTCCTGCAAGCGCAACCGGCCCAGGTACGCGCGCTGCTGGAAGGCTACGCCAGCGGCTTCAACCGCATACTCGCCGAACGTCGAAGCGCCGGCTTGCCCGCCGAATGCGGCGCCGGCGAAGGACTGCGGCCAATCACAAGCCGCGATCTGGTCAAGCTGACCCGGCGCATGCTCGCCGAGGGCGGGGCGGGGCAGTTCGCCGAAGCCCTGGTGGCGGCCACCCCCCCAGGGCTGGCCGCACGCGCTGATGAGTTACGCTTCGCCAGTGCCCTGGCACGCCAGCAGCGTTTTGCCAGCGAGCGCGGCAGCAATGCCATCGCAGTCGGATCGCAGCGCTCGGCCAACGGCCGCGGTCTGCTGCTGGCCAATCCGCACTTTCCCTGGCTGGGTGGTCTGCGCTTCTACCAGATGCACCTGACCATACCGGGGCAACTGGACGTGATGGGCGCTGCGCTGCCGGGTTTGCCGATGATCAATATCGGCTTCAATGCGCATCTGGCCTGGACTCACACTGTCGATACCTCCAGGCATTTCACGCTCTACCGCCTGCAGCTCGATCCCAAGGACTCCACCCGATACCTGCTCGATGGTGTCTCCAGGCCGCTGCAAACCCAGCGCCTGAGCGTCACTGTCAGGCAGGCCGATGGCAGCCTCGAGCAGGTCGAGCGCCAGTTTTACACCTCGTCCTTCGGGCCGCTGCTGCAGTGGCCCGGCAAGCTCGACTGGGACCATCGCCATGCCTACGCCCTGCGTGACGCCAACCTCGACAATACGCGGGTGTTACAGCAGTGGGATCAGATCAACCGCGCAGGCAGCCTCGCCGCGCTGCAACGCTCGGTGAGCCAGACCCAGGGCATTCCGTGGGTCAACACCCTGGCGGTGGACGAGGGCGGCCAGGCGCTGTACCTGAACCAGTCGGTGGTGCCCTATGTGGACGACGCATTGCTGGCTCGATGCAGTGACCCGGCCGCGGACAGCCCACTGGTGGTACTCGACGGCTCGCGCAGCGCCTGTGCCTGGAAAGTCGATGCGCAGGCCGCGCAGCCGGGCATTTTTCCGGCCAACCAACTGCCCAGCCTGATGCGCCGGGACTTTGTGCAGAATTCCAACGACTCGGCCTGGATGGTCAATCCAGCGCACCCTCTGACTGGTTTTTCGCCGCTGGTCAGTCGCGCTGACCAGCCACTCGGGTTGCGCAGCCGCTTTGCCTTGAATCGCTTGCACGGCGCGGCGCGGCTTGATGCCGAGGCGCTGCGCGACCTGGTTCTGAACGATGACGTGTACCTGGCTGAGCTGGTACTGCCCGAACTGCGCCAGTGGTGCGAAGGCGTGCAGCAGGACCTGGCCGAACTGTGCAACAGCCTGCGCGCCTGGAACGGCAAGGCAGACGCCGAAAGCGGTATCGGGTTCGTGCATTTCCAGAACATTTTCCAGGCTCTGGCCGATCATCCCGAGGTCTGGCGTGTGGGATTCGATCCCGCTGACCCGCAGCACACCCCGCGAGGTCTTGCGGTAGAACAAGCGGCAGTACGGACATTACTGCGTGAAGCGGCGCTAGCGTCGCTGGAACACGTGAAGGCGCAAGGCGTGCCGAATGACGCCACCTGGGGGCAGATCCAGCAAGCCGCCAGTGGCACGCCGGTAGCGGGCGGGCCGCAGGCGCTGGGGGTGTACAACGCCATGGTCAGCGTGCCCAGCGCGCCGGGCAAGCGCCTGGTGGTGGGCGGCACCAGCTATCTGCAGGTGGTCAGCTTCACCGACCAGGGTCCGCAGGCGCAGGGCTTGCTGGCGTTCTCTCTGTCGAGTGAAGCGGCTTCGGCGCACTTCGCCGACCAGACCCGCGCGTTCGCGGCCAGACAACTGGCACCGCTGCCGTTCACCGAGGCGCAGATCAAGGCCGATCCACACTACCGCAGCGACGTCATCAACGAAAACGACCAGCCCAAGGTGACGGGGTCGGAGTAG
- a CDS encoding fe2+ zn2+ uptake regulation protein → MYNPLPASQRPKPGGKSANCSGEPSEERLGNEQIRELLRVYGLRTSLIRLKVIDALHAADRDGRSIGVRGVHAQLEQLDIPLSFLSVREVLKRLCAEGVIALGSDKCYSLNAQARAVLEQR, encoded by the coding sequence ATGTACAACCCGCTACCCGCTTCGCAACGCCCCAAGCCCGGCGGCAAATCCGCCAACTGCAGCGGCGAGCCCAGCGAAGAGCGTCTGGGCAACGAGCAGATTCGTGAGTTGCTGCGCGTCTACGGCCTGCGCACCAGCCTGATTCGCCTCAAGGTGATCGACGCCCTGCACGCGGCCGACCGCGATGGACGCAGCATCGGCGTACGCGGTGTGCACGCCCAGCTCGAGCAGTTGGACATCCCGTTGTCGTTCCTCAGTGTGCGCGAAGTGCTCAAGCGCCTGTGCGCAGAAGGGGTGATCGCGCTGGGTAGCGACAAGTGCTACAGCCTCAATGCGCAGGCGCGCGCGGTGCTGGAGCAACGCTGA
- the lpxH gene encoding UDP-2,3-diacylglucosamine diphosphatase, with protein MILLISDLHLQEQRPDITRAFLTLLEGPARDAQALYILGDFFEAWIGDDAMTPFQLSICQALRALSDSGTAVFVMHGNRDFLIGQAFCKAAGCTLLADPSVIELAGQRVLLMHGDTLCTGDVAYMKLRRYLRNPLTLWVLRHLPLATRQRLARKLRSESRAQTRMKASDIVDVTPEEVPKQMAAHGVRTLIHGHTHRPAVHPLHVSGEPAQRIVLGDWDSLGWLVQADEQGLHLRSFALS; from the coding sequence GTGATTCTGCTGATCTCCGATCTGCACTTGCAAGAACAACGCCCGGACATCACCCGGGCGTTTCTCACTCTGCTCGAGGGCCCGGCGCGCGATGCCCAGGCCTTGTACATTCTCGGTGACTTTTTCGAAGCCTGGATTGGCGATGACGCCATGACGCCCTTCCAGCTAAGTATCTGTCAGGCACTGCGAGCCTTGAGCGACAGCGGAACCGCGGTGTTCGTGATGCACGGCAATCGTGATTTCCTCATCGGCCAGGCGTTCTGCAAGGCCGCTGGCTGTACTCTGCTCGCCGACCCAAGCGTGATCGAGCTGGCCGGGCAGCGGGTGCTGCTGATGCACGGCGACACCCTCTGCACCGGTGACGTTGCCTACATGAAATTGCGGCGTTACTTACGCAACCCGCTGACGTTATGGGTGCTTCGTCACCTGCCGTTGGCCACCCGACAGCGCCTTGCACGCAAACTGCGCAGCGAAAGCCGCGCCCAGACGCGCATGAAGGCCAGCGACATCGTCGACGTCACACCCGAGGAGGTGCCCAAGCAAATGGCCGCCCACGGCGTGCGCACATTGATCCATGGCCATACCCACAGGCCGGCCGTACACCCTTTGCACGTTTCAGGTGAACCCGCGCAGCGCATCGTGCTGGGTGATTGGGACAGCCTCGGCTGGCTGGTGCAGGCCGATGAACAGGGCCTGCACCTGCGCTCGTTCGCCTTGTCCTGA
- a CDS encoding GNAT family N-acetyltransferase — protein MSSPSEPQVCMLDNGFAREVRALLFEAYRREPAYGFLFDAQRGGYERRLRVVIREWVRQHFNFKLPAIGLLVDDRLVAVALIVPPQRRLGVADSWGWRLRMMIRAGLRSTRRYLDYQAALSSWLPTEQVHVLPLLGIHPEFQGEHYADRLLQEVHDWCAEDPYTEGVVLNTSNPHAVAFLQRQGYEALGEVTIGPVIEQVFFHSAPTSSRAVPT, from the coding sequence ATGTCATCCCCGTCCGAACCGCAGGTCTGCATGCTCGACAATGGCTTTGCCCGTGAGGTGCGTGCCTTGCTGTTCGAGGCCTATCGCCGTGAACCGGCCTACGGCTTTTTGTTCGATGCCCAGCGTGGCGGTTACGAGCGGCGCTTGCGGGTGGTCATCCGCGAATGGGTACGCCAGCATTTCAACTTCAAACTACCGGCCATCGGCCTGCTGGTGGACGACCGTCTGGTGGCCGTCGCGCTGATCGTGCCGCCGCAGCGCCGCCTGGGGGTGGCCGACAGTTGGGGCTGGCGCCTGCGCATGATGATTCGCGCCGGGCTGCGCAGTACCCGACGTTACCTGGATTACCAGGCCGCACTGTCCAGCTGGCTGCCCACCGAGCAGGTTCATGTGTTGCCGTTGCTGGGTATCCACCCTGAGTTTCAAGGTGAGCACTATGCCGATCGTCTGCTTCAGGAGGTGCATGACTGGTGCGCTGAAGACCCGTACACCGAGGGCGTGGTGCTCAACACCAGCAACCCTCACGCCGTCGCGTTCCTCCAGCGCCAGGGCTATGAAGCGTTGGGTGAAGTGACCATCGGACCGGTCATCGAGCAGGTGTTTTTCCACTCTGCACCGACCTCCTCACGTGCCGTACCGACATGA
- a CDS encoding transcriptional regulator, whose protein sequence is MPDLSRIDTEQLPESLQSLIECVGIENAYRLTYAYGGRPKYIPKHRERTRLIEILPGDALDSLIKRFSGMALEIPKVDHFQRQLRNLQIIEESANGLSRSLLADKYGLSLRQIGNIRRQH, encoded by the coding sequence ATGCCCGATCTTTCCCGCATCGACACCGAACAACTTCCCGAGTCCCTGCAATCGCTCATCGAATGCGTTGGCATTGAAAACGCCTATCGCCTCACCTATGCCTATGGCGGCAGGCCCAAGTACATACCCAAGCACCGCGAACGCACCCGACTGATCGAGATCCTGCCGGGCGATGCTCTGGATTCACTGATCAAACGCTTTTCGGGAATGGCCCTGGAAATTCCCAAGGTCGATCATTTCCAGCGGCAACTGCGCAACCTGCAGATCATCGAAGAAAGCGCCAACGGCCTTTCCCGGAGCCTGCTGGCTGACAAGTACGGTTTGAGCCTGAGGCAGATTGGGAACATCCGTCGTCAGCACTGA
- a CDS encoding autotransporter assembly complex protein TamA, whose amino-acid sequence MKYSGRVAWGLIIWVASFTAWGQSELVVRIKPANKALKANVEGYIGSLGNRDEEALLRFSRGAEEQARKAAQALGYYQAQIDTQVQPPANAEASPRLLVTIEPGEPVRLRNVNVRVEGPASGLASFRVPDSKLLRSGQPLNHGYYEDAKRLIQNQASRYGFFSGHFTRQQLAIDPRAGVADIDLVYQSGPRYRLGAVTFGGDTPLDQDLLQRMVSFKPGTPYDSELIAELNNDLQSSGYFEGVRVDAAPTAAVDQQVPVAVNLETRKPRTMGLGLGFSTDVGPRGKANWTRHWVNPQGHSYGWETELSAPRQNVGIWYDVPLDPPLTDKLRFAGGYQNEEIAGTDTVSQLLTVGPEWHSKLPSGWQRVLSLKYQREEYKLGDDSGLSNLLMPGVTYSYLRSDNRIDPHNGYRLQFDAKVAKEGLVSDTNLLYGNVTLKGLTTVAQNHRLLGRVQFGGSATNDYKKNVPPSLRFFAGGDQSVRGYDYQTLSPKNSDGDRIGGRYLFAASAEYQYSLTEKWRVATFIDQGNAFNTPDFSNLKTGVGFGVRWVSPIGPLRLDLAKALDDDGGIRLHFSMGPEL is encoded by the coding sequence ATGAAATATTCAGGAAGAGTTGCCTGGGGCCTGATCATCTGGGTCGCCAGTTTTACCGCATGGGGGCAGAGCGAATTGGTGGTGCGGATCAAACCGGCCAACAAGGCGCTCAAGGCCAATGTCGAGGGCTACATCGGCAGCCTGGGTAACCGTGACGAAGAAGCGCTGCTGCGTTTCAGTCGCGGTGCCGAGGAGCAGGCGCGAAAGGCGGCCCAGGCGCTGGGTTATTACCAGGCACAGATCGACACCCAGGTGCAGCCCCCGGCCAATGCCGAGGCCTCACCGCGACTGCTGGTGACCATCGAACCGGGTGAGCCGGTGCGCCTGCGCAACGTCAACGTGCGCGTCGAGGGTCCGGCCAGCGGGCTGGCCTCGTTCCGTGTCCCTGACAGCAAGCTGCTGCGCTCAGGCCAGCCGCTCAACCACGGCTATTACGAAGATGCCAAGCGCCTGATCCAGAACCAGGCGTCGCGCTATGGCTTCTTCAGTGGTCACTTCACCCGCCAGCAACTGGCGATCGATCCACGCGCCGGCGTGGCCGACATCGACCTGGTCTATCAGAGTGGTCCGCGCTATCGCCTCGGTGCAGTCACCTTCGGCGGCGATACTCCGCTCGACCAGGACCTGCTGCAACGCATGGTCTCGTTCAAACCGGGCACGCCTTACGATTCCGAGCTGATCGCTGAACTCAACAACGATTTGCAGTCCAGCGGCTATTTCGAGGGCGTTCGGGTCGACGCGGCGCCCACCGCTGCGGTCGACCAGCAAGTGCCGGTGGCGGTCAACCTGGAAACCCGCAAACCGCGCACCATGGGCCTTGGCCTGGGTTTTTCCACCGACGTTGGTCCGCGCGGCAAAGCCAATTGGACGCGGCACTGGGTCAATCCGCAGGGCCACAGTTACGGTTGGGAAACCGAGCTGTCGGCGCCCCGGCAGAACGTCGGCATCTGGTATGACGTCCCCCTCGACCCGCCGTTGACCGACAAACTGCGCTTCGCAGGCGGCTACCAGAACGAGGAAATCGCCGGTACCGACACGGTCAGCCAGTTGCTCACGGTTGGCCCGGAGTGGCATAGCAAGCTGCCCAGTGGCTGGCAACGGGTGCTGTCGCTCAAGTACCAGCGTGAAGAGTACAAGCTGGGCGACGATTCGGGCCTGAGCAACCTGCTGATGCCCGGCGTCACCTACTCCTACCTGCGCAGCGACAATCGCATCGATCCGCACAACGGCTACCGCTTGCAGTTCGACGCCAAGGTCGCCAAGGAAGGGTTGGTCTCCGACACCAACCTGCTGTACGGCAACGTCACCCTCAAGGGCCTGACCACGGTGGCGCAGAACCACCGCCTGCTCGGCCGTGTGCAGTTCGGCGGCAGTGCCACCAACGACTACAAAAAGAATGTTCCGCCATCGCTGCGTTTCTTCGCCGGCGGTGACCAGAGCGTGCGCGGCTACGACTACCAGACCCTGTCGCCGAAAAACAGCGACGGTGACCGCATCGGCGGCCGGTATTTGTTCGCAGCCAGCGCCGAGTACCAGTATTCGCTGACGGAGAAATGGCGCGTGGCGACCTTCATCGACCAGGGCAACGCCTTCAATACCCCGGACTTTTCCAACCTCAAGACCGGGGTCGGTTTCGGCGTGCGCTGGGTCTCGCCCATTGGCCCGCTGCGCCTGGACCTGGCCAAGGCGCTGGATGATGACGGCGGCATCCGCCTGCACTTCTCCATGGGGCCGGAACTGTGA